The Azospirillum brasilense genome has a window encoding:
- a CDS encoding HAD family hydrolase has product MLQTPDRLDPEVVIFDFDGVIIDSVPTKNGGFAILYGIDDAETEERMRQTIWRNGGLSRFKMLAILEREMFGRDPGPAEIDDLARRYAEIVDPRVPDCALIAGAETVLDRLDGTPCHLVSGTPHEVLMGTVRAKGLERHFRSITGSPNVKAEVFARIVAAGGHDPARSLAIGDSLTELEAARKAGMAFVGVVSEGLPNPFPPDVTVVGDLHGLAQRL; this is encoded by the coding sequence ATGCTTCAGACACCCGACCGGCTGGACCCGGAGGTCGTGATTTTCGATTTCGACGGCGTCATCATCGACTCCGTGCCCACCAAGAACGGCGGCTTCGCCATCCTCTACGGCATCGACGATGCGGAGACGGAGGAGCGGATGCGCCAGACGATCTGGCGCAACGGCGGCCTCAGCCGCTTCAAGATGCTGGCGATCCTGGAGCGGGAGATGTTCGGGCGCGACCCCGGCCCGGCGGAGATCGACGATCTGGCCCGTCGCTACGCCGAAATCGTCGATCCGCGCGTTCCCGACTGCGCGCTGATCGCCGGTGCGGAGACGGTGCTGGACCGGTTGGACGGCACGCCCTGCCACCTCGTTTCCGGCACGCCGCACGAGGTGCTGATGGGAACCGTGCGCGCCAAGGGGCTGGAGCGGCATTTCCGCAGCATCACCGGCTCCCCCAACGTGAAGGCGGAGGTCTTCGCGCGCATCGTCGCGGCGGGCGGGCACGACCCGGCGCGGTCGCTCGCCATCGGCGACTCCCTGACCGAGCTGGAGGCGGCCCGCAAGGCCGGCATGGCCTTCGTCGGCGTGGTGTCGGAAGGGCTGCCGAACCCTTTCCCGCCCGACGTGACGGTGGTCGGCGACCTGCACGGGCTCGCCCAACGACTCTGA